DNA from Actinoplanes sp. SE50/110:
GCCTGGTCAACCGCCTGGAACGCAGTGGGTGCGTGAGCCGCTCCCCGGACCCGGCGGACGCCCGCGCCGTACGGCTCACCCTGACGCCTCGCGGCCGGGAGTCCGTCACCCGGGCCCGCGACCTGGTCGACGACCTGAACCAGCAGCTCACCGCGGGCTTCGACGAGGCCGAGGTGGCGGTCATCGAACGCTGGCTGGAACACGTGAGCCGCCGCGACTTTAGGTAACGGTCGGTCATTTCTCACGGTCTCTGCGGGGGATCTGCGGAGCGTGGCGTAGTCGGCACACTAAGTGAGCACGCCGGTTCGCCCTGACTGGGCCGGTCGCGGTGTGCATGGCGGGGTGTCTCGGCGCCCCGTGTCGAGCTGTCACGCACTCGCGCCTTCGGGCGATTTCTCATTATCTTTCCGTGCTTTCCGCAGAGGGAGACCCATGGCTGACTCCGTCGTCTACGACCAGATCCCCGTCGTTCGCGCCATCGGGCGGGGCACCACCTCGCTGGCCGCGTTCCACGACGCGCTGGTGACCATGGAGTGCGGTTTCTACAACCTGGTCCGCCTGTCCAGCGTCATCCCGCCGTCCACCACGGTCGACGCATCCGGCAAGGCCCCGGTCCCGGTCGGCGCCTGGGGCGACAAGCTCTATTGCGTGTACGCCGAGCAGCACGCCACCCAGATCGGCGAGGAAGCCTGGGCCGGCATCGGCTGGGTCCAGCGCCGCGACGGCCGCGGCGGCCTGTTCGTCGAACACGAGGGCACCAGCGAGGCCTTCGTCCGCGAACAGATCAAGGCCAGCCTCGGCGACCTGGTGAAGGGTCACGAGGACGAGTTCGACGGCCCCGACTTCGTCGTCCACGGCGCCGTCTGCACCGGCGACCCGGTCTGCGCCCTCGTCCTCGCGCCGTACGAGACCGCCTCCTGGCGGGGCATGACCGCCACCCAGCCCCCCGGCATGAACTGACCCACCGCCCCACCGCGTAGGCCGGCCCCACCTCGGGCCGGCCTACGCGTCGTTCGGTCGGCTTCGGGTCCGCGCTCTGCGGCGTCGGCCCGCTTGGGGTCCGCGCGCTGCGGCGTCGGCCCGCTTGGGGTCCGCGCGCTGCGGCGTCGGCCCGCTTGGGGTCCGCCCTTGCGGCGTCGGCCCGATTCGGGGTCGCACCGGTTGCTCCGCGGGTGGGCGCCGGTTGTCTCCCGGCATACTCGCGTGTTGTGACGAACCGGACGCCGCGCCTCGAGATCGAATACTGCACCCAATGCCGCTGGCTGCTCCGCGCCGCATGGCTGGCGCAGGAGCTGCTCACCACGTTTCCTCGCGACCTCGGCGAGGTCGCCCTGGTGCCCGGCATCGGCGGAGTCTTCGAGGTACGCCTCGACGACGAAACGCTCTGGAGCCGCAAACCCGACGGCTTCCCCGACCTGCCGCAACTCAAGCGCCTGGTCCGTGACCGGGTGGCTCCGGGCCGCGACCTCGGCCACTCCGACCGCGCCGCCACGGTGACCCCCGAACCGCCGGCCACCGCATGAGGACATCACCCGCGAAGAGCGGATAAATCGGTATAGTGCCGCACGTCGATCCGATGCGCTGAGCGCTGCGTGTGCCGCCGATCGCCGGTTCAGTCGCGATCGGCTGATCGCCCAGGATCTATGGATGGATCCCGCGCGGTGGGTGACTCGCCATCGCTTGAAGCGCCGCGGACGATTGGCGCGAGGCCGCTGGGTGGGCCGCGGGCTGTGGTGGGTTGAGGTCGCTGGGTGGGCCGCCGGCTGTGGTGGCTCGGGGCTGCCGGGTGGGCCGCGGGCCGCGGTGGGCCGGGGTGCCCGGGGTGGGCGCACGTGAGTGGGGGCCGGGCCGCCGGGTGGCTGAAAACGACGGCGCCCGCGGTCCCCCGAGGGGGTGCGGGCGCCGTGCGGAAAGGGCTGCGGTCAGCTGGTGGCGACGAACTTCGGGTGGCCGAGCAGGAACGTGGCCACGTCGTCGCGCTTGAGGGACTTGAGCAGGTCCATCGTGTCCGGGGAGAGGATCTCGGCACTGCCGACGCCCGGGATGGTCTGCGAGTTCAGTTTGCCCTCGTTGCTCTTGATGGTGATCAGCTTGTCCGGCTTGAGGCTGCGCATCGACAGCGCCCAGTCGGCCAGGTCGACGCCGCGGGTGTCGACGGTCATCGCCTTACCGAAGGCGCCCAGCAGCTTCGGCAGCTTGGTCGGCGAGTCGAGCCCGTCCTTCATCGCCTGGTTGATGATCGCCCGGAAGAACTGCTGCTGATGCCGCTGGCGCCCGTAGTCCCCGGAGTTGTCCTCGAGCAGGTCACGCTGGCGGACGAAGTCGAGTGCCTGGGAGGGCGAGAAGCACTGGTTGCCCTTTTTGTAGATGTTCGGCGTGACTCCGGCGATCTTGTGGTTCAGCGTGCCGTTGGGGTTGATCGCGTACGGGTGCGCGGTGTTGCCCTTGGCGTCCTTGCCCAGGTGGATCGACTTGGTGGTGGTGTCCACGTACATGCAGACCCGGCCGAGCACGTTGACCACGTCGCGGAAGCCCTGGAAGTCGATGATCGCGCCGGCGTCCGGCGTGATCCCGGTGAGCTCCTTCACCGTCATGGTCAGCAGCTCGAAGCCGTGCTTGAGCGCGTCGTCGCCCTTGAGCCCGCGGGTGCCGAAGGCGAACGCGGCGTTGATCTTCGTCCGGCCGCCGCCCCACTTCTGCGCGCCGTTGTCGTACGCCGGGATGTTGACGTAGCTGTCGCGGGGGAGGGAGATCATGTAACCACTGGTGTGGTCTTTGTTGATGTGCAGCAGGATGATCGAGTCGGAGCGCAGCGGCTCGCCGTTGGTCTGGTCGGGCCGCTGGTCGATGCCGACGAGGAGCAGGTTCTTCGGCCCGTCGAGGGAGACCTTGGCCTTCTCCTCGGCGGGGGCGGCCGAGCCGATCAGGGTGGTCTGGTCGATCGAGGACGTCGCGGCGGCCACGGTCGCCTTGAGGCCGATCGCCCCGCCACCGCCGCCGACGAGCAGCACGGTGCCGAAGACCACGGTCCAGAAGGCCCAGCGGGGTGCACGTCTGCGACGTTTGCTGGTCTTGCTCAAGAGGGGTCTCCTAGTCTCCGGGCGGTCGTTCCGCCCCATGAAATCTAGGACGGCAGTTCCACCCTTGAAGACGGGCGCCGCAGGGCGAAAGATTGCCTTCGCGAGATGGAATTTTCCTGTGCGCCTGATTACGTTTTGATGAAGGTGACGCTGGGTGACGCTGTGGCGACGGTTGTTGCTACCCCGTTCCCCACCGACTATCTTCCTGCTGTTATCCATTGCGCCGCCCGAGACCCTACGGTACGGGCCGTACCATCCCCGCCGTTAGCGAGTCGCCATGTCTTCAGAGCCGGATGTCAGTGTCGTCATTCCGACGTGTAACCGGCCCGAGCTAGCCGTTCGCGCGGTCCGCAGCGCGCTCGGCCAGACCCATCAGAACCTCGAAGTGATCGTCGTCGTCGACGGCCCGGACGAGGCGACCGTGGCGGCCCTCGACGAGATCGGCGACTCCCGTCTCAGGGTGATCGTTCTGCCCGAGCGTGGCAAGGCCCCGAACGCGCGCAACACCGGCGCCCGCAACGCCCGCGGCCGCTGGACGGCGATGCTCGACGACGACGACGAGTGGCTGCCCGCCAAGATCGAGCGGCAGCTGGCGCTCGCCACGGCCGCCACCAGCGAGCGTCCGGTGATCGCCTGCCGGATGATCAGCCGCACCCCGCGCGCCGACAACGTGATGCCCCGCCGGCTGCCCGAGCCGGGCGAGCCGATCAGCGAGTATCTGGTGGTCCGCCGCGGCCTGTTCTACGGCGACGGTTTCGTGCAGACCTCCTGCATCATGGCCCCCACCGAGCTCTGGCTGAAGGTGCCGTTCACCGTCGGCCTGCGCCGCCAGCAGGAGCTGGATTGGACCCT
Protein-coding regions in this window:
- a CDS encoding MarR family winged helix-turn-helix transcriptional regulator, which codes for MRLPRLIFLLFNADRAVRRWIDARSADTGIGASGAGVLFYLAGHENALIGDVTAALGASPSGMSGLVNRLERSGCVSRSPDPADARAVRLTLTPRGRESVTRARDLVDDLNQQLTAGFDEAEVAVIERWLEHVSRRDFR
- a CDS encoding pyruvoyl-dependent arginine decarboxylase; the protein is MADSVVYDQIPVVRAIGRGTTSLAAFHDALVTMECGFYNLVRLSSVIPPSTTVDASGKAPVPVGAWGDKLYCVYAEQHATQIGEEAWAGIGWVQRRDGRGGLFVEHEGTSEAFVREQIKASLGDLVKGHEDEFDGPDFVVHGAVCTGDPVCALVLAPYETASWRGMTATQPPGMN
- a CDS encoding SelT/SelW/SelH family protein, whose protein sequence is MTNRTPRLEIEYCTQCRWLLRAAWLAQELLTTFPRDLGEVALVPGIGGVFEVRLDDETLWSRKPDGFPDLPQLKRLVRDRVAPGRDLGHSDRAATVTPEPPATA
- a CDS encoding LCP family protein, with amino-acid sequence MSKTSKRRRRAPRWAFWTVVFGTVLLVGGGGGAIGLKATVAAATSSIDQTTLIGSAAPAEEKAKVSLDGPKNLLLVGIDQRPDQTNGEPLRSDSIILLHINKDHTSGYMISLPRDSYVNIPAYDNGAQKWGGGRTKINAAFAFGTRGLKGDDALKHGFELLTMTVKELTGITPDAGAIIDFQGFRDVVNVLGRVCMYVDTTTKSIHLGKDAKGNTAHPYAINPNGTLNHKIAGVTPNIYKKGNQCFSPSQALDFVRQRDLLEDNSGDYGRQRHQQQFFRAIINQAMKDGLDSPTKLPKLLGAFGKAMTVDTRGVDLADWALSMRSLKPDKLITIKSNEGKLNSQTIPGVGSAEILSPDTMDLLKSLKRDDVATFLLGHPKFVATS
- a CDS encoding glycosyltransferase family 2 protein, which codes for MSSEPDVSVVIPTCNRPELAVRAVRSALGQTHQNLEVIVVVDGPDEATVAALDEIGDSRLRVIVLPERGKAPNARNTGARNARGRWTAMLDDDDEWLPAKIERQLALATAATSERPVIACRMISRTPRADNVMPRRLPEPGEPISEYLVVRRGLFYGDGFVQTSCIMAPTELWLKVPFTVGLRRQQELDWTLRALREPGTELVYAAEPLVLWHQDENRERISLENPWQEQLDWLRANRELFTPRAYAAFTLSVLSSMAAPTRNAKLFRELLAEARGHGRPGAVDYLTHMQIWALPPSMRHRLRDLVVGRKAPEQPVATDGN